Proteins encoded within one genomic window of Cucumis sativus cultivar 9930 chromosome 3, Cucumber_9930_V3, whole genome shotgun sequence:
- the LOC101214136 gene encoding pathogenesis-related thaumatin-like protein 3.5, which translates to MSTQISFLLYLLPILTSLSGVFSTTFSIVNQCDYTVWPGILSNAGVSPLPITGFVLAAGESKTISAPASWGGRFWGRTHCSQDATGKFSCLTGDCGSDKVECIGNGAKPPATLAEFTLDGAGGLDFFDVSLVDGYNIPMLVVPQGGTGEKCMSTGCVVDLNDACPQELKVTSDEGGDNVACKSACEAFNQPQYCCSGEFGSPDTCKPSAYSQVFKSACPRAYSYAYDDKTSTFTCADADYIITFCPSPNTSQKSTDNHNTNTPAINGGNGTMVYEGAAYDFSGASRTTLRRILGVVVATVGILQIRQLF; encoded by the exons ATGTCtacacaaatttcatttctattaTATCTTCTACCAATCCTAACTTCACTCTCAG GAGTATTCTCCACCACTTTCAGCATAGTAAACCAATGTGATTACACAGTTTGGCCTGGAATCCTCTCCAACGCCGGAGTTTCACCACTTCCCATCACCGGCTTCGTCCTCGCTGCCGGTGAGTCCAAAACCATCTCCGCTCCAGCCTCTTGGGGAGGCCGATTCTGGGGCCGAACCCACTGTTCACAAGACGCCACCGGTAAATTCTCTTGCCTTACCGGAGATTGCGGCTCTGACAAAGTCGAATGTATCGGAAACGGGGCGAAACCACCGGCAACTCTGGCTGAGTTCACTCTCGACGGCGCCGGAGGACTTGATTTCTTCGACGTGAGTTTGGTCGACGGTTACAATATCCCTATGTTGGTTGTCCCACAAGGCGGCACCGGCGAGAAATGCATGAGCACGGGATGCGTTGTGGATTTAAACGATGCTTGTCCTCAGGAGCTGAAGGTTACGAGCGATGAGGGCGGTGATAACGTCGCATGTAAAAGCGCGTGTGAAGCATTTAACCAACCGCAATATTGTTGTAGTGGCGAGTTCGGGAGTCCAGATACTTGCAAACCTTCCGCGTACTCGCAGGTCTTCAAAAGCGCTTGCCCACGAGCATACAGCTACGCCTACGATGACAAAACAAGCACGTTTACATGTGCCGACGctgattatattattactttctGCCCTTCACCCAACACTAG TCAGAAATCAACGGACAATCACAACACAAACACACCGGCGATCAACGGCGGCAACGGTACAATGGTATACGAAGGGGCTGCGTATGATTTTAGCGGCGCGTCGAGAACCACGCTCCGTCGTATTCTAGGGGTAGTCGTTGCGACGGTGGGAATTCTTCAAATTCGGCAACTCTTTTGA
- the LOC101221601 gene encoding uncharacterized protein LOC101221601 — translation MMTLEDFFTLTEIKNGLTAPCRVEELINVMQKEKDCFVKNVSDATRHWAAVAGAIAATENKDCLDLFIQLDGLSFIQRWLKDAQKFSNDTNDSTVEESIIVLLQALEKLHITAEKSISSGILFTVKGLHESTDHGKSRFGKELSVLLDRWMQEINDKDLLRDAENIVHFDEEKLNLVGGAGRSSPSGASVSRELSSDGRQTAEPVGDKILSSGTPDALNPDKIEDSKVQSPINELNSHSISGNSVVKDRSPDLTANSPVMLAPSEDVLKKDETSLCSVGGGAPISVGCSFPAVREGTDNEQLAGLKKCSESQEPENQVNKIDGSSGRSCVTEKSDTSSHSPMQDPGTVLEGFDAAIGEESAKEAPAQQDNDGLDDAGACQRSSSLDSERVSTLESASGMSDKKTNYGSMPVFKPTGKDADRYRSTFRDLSMNGSLIGKLEDRGPSFSRMEDFGGMKRDRQRRRKEDDSGMNNSVFSKPKLNPKTSSIIDNRSDMELDYGIVDALEVARQVAQEVEREVVEYREPSCSSSSDKVSDGGIRQLGKPDSMTEKQDLPADLQEREVQSAKSHIAESYSDAETCLTDPDNLDTQPENLNEMESSMVTEAARGADASTGKEYCEIDLNQDVFNDDAEQIATPVSIPVSVISVSRPAASSGLPLTPLQFEGALGWRGSAATSAFRPASPRKVPDSDRTFSSGGNSDSSKQRQDFLDIDLNVAETGEETRKQNLGSSFPQPGEFLVESGPRRSGGLKLDLNCVGDDVDAPASDLRIEGLFNNQNSYSASPACSSSSMQPLVRNIDLNDRPYVQGDAPDQGPGKYGQNASAYGRPNSDASVISIMGTKVEVSRKDFPFHASPLPNGRTVEPTGMGATLARTGDILGMSSAVSYHQTPFIGYNGLTPGPTISFSTMYEPGGSMPYMVDSRGAAVMPQFMGPMSAVPPSSYSHPPFIMADAQLTPNGIAHSRPKFDLNSGLSDSGGLKQLLFPGHLRSVEEQLRQPSSSGVGTKRKEPDGPDGGWESYFLSYKHQQPPWKQ, via the coding sequence ATGATGACACTTGAAGACTTCTTCACCTTgactgaaataaaaaatgggcTTACGGCCCCATGTAGAGTTGAGGAATTAATCAATGTTATGCAAAAGGAGAAGGATTGTTTTGTGAAGAATGTTAGTGATGCAACTCGGCATTGGGCTGCTGTTGCAGGTGCTATTGCTGCTACAGAGAATAAAGATTGTCTTGATCTTTTTATCCAATTAGATGGACTTAGCTTCATTCAAAGATGGCTTAAGGATGCTCAAAAGTTTAGTAATGATACAAATGATAGCACCGTGGAAGAGTCTATCATTGTTTTGTTACAAGCACTTGAAAAGTTACATATAACTGCTGAGAAATCTATTTCTTCTGGGATTTTGTTTACTGTTAAGGGTCTGCATGAAAGCACTGACCATGGAAAATCAAGGTTTGGGAAAGAATTGAGTGTCCTTCTTGATAGGTGGATGCAGGAGATTAATGATAAAGATTTGCTTCGAGATGCAGAAAACATTGTACATTTTGATGAAGAGAAGTTAAATCTTGTTGGTGGAGCAGGAAGGTCATCTCCTTCAGGTGCATCTGTTTCAAGAGAATTATCCAGTGATGGAAGACAAACAGCAGAACCTGTTGGGGACAAGATATTATCCTCTGGAACCCCTGATGCACTTAACCCAGATAAGATCGAGGATTCAAAGGTTCAATCTCCCATAAACGAGCTCAACTCTCATTCAATTTCTGGAAATTCAGTTGTGAAAGATAGATCTCCAGATTTAACAGCGAACTCTCCTGTTATGTTGGCGCCAAGTGAGGATGTTTTGAAGAAGGATGAAACATCTCTATGTTCTGTTGGCGGAGGAGCCCCAATTAGTGTGGGTTGTAGCTTTCCAGCTGTGAGGGAAGGCACCGATAATGAACAGTTAGCTGGTTTGAAAAAGTGTAGTGAGTCACAAGAGCCTGAAAACCAAGTGAATAAGATTGATGGCTCTTCCGGTAGGTCATGCGTGACAGAGAAATCAGATACCTCTTCACATTCTCCCATGCAGGATCCTGGAACTGTTTTGGAAGGTTTTGATGCTGCAATTGGTGAAGAGTCTGCTAAAGAAGCTCCAGCTCAACAAGATAACGATGGTCTTGACGATGCTGGTGCCTGTCAGCGTAGTTCTAGTCTAGATAGTGAGAGAGTTTCCACATTAGAATCAGCAAGTGGGATGTCTGataaaaagacaaattatGGTAGCATGCCTGTGTTCAAACCTACAGGCAAAGATGCTGACCGCTATCGAAGTACTTTTCGGGATTTGTCTATGAATGGGAGTCTAATAGGAAAACTTGAGGATCGTGGACCTTCTTTTTCCAGGATGGAAGACTTTGGTGGAATGAAGAGAGACAGGCAACGTCGGAGAAAGGAAGATGACAGTGGAATGAATAATTCTGTTTTTTCCAAACCGAAATTAAATCCCAAAACTTCAAGTATAATTGATAATAGGTCAGACATGGAACTTGATTATGGGATAGTTGATGCTCTGGAGGTTGCTCGGCAAGTTGCTCAAGAAGTAGAAAGAGAAGTGGTGGAATATAGAGAGCCATCCTGCAGCTCTTCTTCTGACAAAGTTTCTGATGGTGGAATCAGGCAGCTGGGTAAACCAGATTCCATGACTGAAAAACAGGATCTGCCAGCTGATCTACAAGAAAGGGAGGTCCAATCTGCAAAAAGTCACATTGCTGAATCATATTCCGATGCAGAGACATGCTTAACCGATCCAGATAATTTAGATACCCAACcagaaaatttgaatgaaatggAATCCTCCATGGTCACAGAAGCAGCTCGAGGGGCAGATGCAAGTACAGGAAAAGAATATTGTGAAATTGATCTAAATCAAGATGTATTTAATGATGATGCAGAGCAGATAGCAACTCCAGTGTCTATACCTGTATCTGTTATCTCTGTTTCCAGACCAGCTGCTTCTTCTGGGTTGCCTCTAACACCTTTACAGTTTGAAGGGGCGCTTGGATGGAGAGGCTCTGCAGCTACTAGTGCTTTCCGGCCTGCTTCCCCACGTAAAGTTCCTGATAGCGATAGAACCTTTTCTAGTGGGGGAAATTCTGATAGTTCAAAGCAGAGGCAAGATTTTCTTGACATTGATTTGAATGTGGCTGAGACTGGAGAAGAAACCAGGAAGCAAAACCTAGGGTCATCTTTCCCACAACCTGGAGAGTTCTTAGTTGAAAGTGGACCAAGAAGATCTGGGGGATTAAAGCTGGATCTTAACTGTGTTGGTGACGATGTTGATGCTCCAGCATCAGATTTGAGAATTGAGGGACTCTTCAACAACCAGAATAGCTACAGTGCTTCTCCTGCCTGCTCGTCATCGTCAATGCAACCTTTGGTAAGGAATATTGATTTGAATGATAGGCCATATGTTCAAGGTGATGCCCCAGATCAAGGTCCTGGTAAGTATGGTCAAAATGCAAGTGCTTATGGACGGCCAAATTCGGATGCTTCTGTTATATCCATTATGGGTACAAAGGTGGAAGTGAGTAGAAaagattttccttttcatgCTTCACCGTTGCCCAATGGCAGAACTGTTGAGCCCACTGGAATGGGTGCTACTTTGGCAAGGACAGGAGATATACTAGGGATGAGTTCTGCAGTTTCTTACCATCAGACTCCTTTTATTGGTTACAATGGATTGACACCGGGGCCAACCATTTCATTCTCGACCATGTATGAACCTGGTGGTTCAATGCCTTACATGGTTGATTCAAGAGGAGCTGCTGTTATGCCTCAATTTATGGGCCCTATGTCAGCTGTTCCGCCTTCCTCTTACTCGCACCCGCCATTTATCATGGCAGATGCGCAGCTAACTCCAAATGGCATTGCTCACTCGCGTCCAAAATTCGATTTGAATTCTGGATTGAGTGATTCTGGGGGTTTAAAGCAGCTTCTATTCCCCGGCCATCTTCGATCCGTGGAAGAGCAGTTGAGGCAACCCTCAAGTTCTGGAGTTGgtacaaaaaggaaagagcCAGATGGCCCTGACGGTGGGTGGGAAAGTTATTTCCTAAGCTATAAACATCAGCAGCCTCCATGGAAACAGTAA
- the LOC101221360 gene encoding receptor protein kinase CLAVATA1 — MKRRPIDPFVGRLSSFFIFLFYASLCFANRDMEALLKIKSSMIGPGRSELGDWEPSPTSSPSAHCDFSGVTCDGDNRVVALNVSNLRLFSSIPPEIGMLEKIENLTLVSNNLTGKLPLEMAKLTSLKFLNLSNNAFRDNLTAEITVEMTELEVFDIYNNNFFGLLPVEFVKLKKLKHLDLGGCFFTGQIPAVYSEMQSLEFLSVRGNMLTGRIPASLGRLKNLRYLYAGYFNHYDGGIPAEFGSLSSLELIDLANCNLTGEIPPSLGNLKHLHSLFLQVNNLTGRIPSELSGLISLKSLDLSLNELTGEIPSSFVALQNLTLINLFNNKLHGPIPGFVGDFPHLEVLQLWNNNFTLELPENLGRNSKLFLLDVATNHLTGLIPPDLCNGRLKTLILLDNYFFGPIPEKLGRCDSLTKIRIAGNFFNGTVPAGFFNFPALEQLDISNNYFSGALPAQMSGEFLGSLLLSNNHITGDIPAAIKNLENLQVVSLEHNQFTGNLPKEIFQLNKLLRINISFNNISGEIPYSVVQCTSLTLVDLSENYLVGVIPRGISKLKILSVLNLSRNHLTGQIPNEIRSMMSLTTLDLSYNNFFGKIPSGGQFSVFNVSAFIGNPNLCFPNHGPCASLRKNSKYVKLIIPIVAIFIVLLCVLTALYLRKRKKIQKSKAWKLTAFQRLNFKAEDVLECLKDENIIGKGGAGVVYRGSMPDGSVVAIKLLLGSGRNDHGFSAEIQTLGRIKHRNIVRLLGYVSNRDTNLLLYEYMPNGSLDQSLHGVKGGHLHWDLRYKIAIEAAKGLCYLHHDCTPLIIHRDVKSNNILLDKLFEAHVSDFGLAKFLQNGGASECMSSIAGSYGYIAPEYAYTLKVDEKSDVYSFGVVLLELIAGRKPVGDFGEGVDIVRWVLKTTSELSQPSDAASVLAVVDSRLTEYPLQAVIHLFKIAMMCVEEDSSARPTMREVVHMLSNPPRSAPTLINL; from the exons ATGAAGAGAAGACCGATTGATCCTTTTGTTGGCCGTTTAAGTTCCTTTTTCATATTCCTTTTCTATGCTAGTTTATGCTTTGCCAATCGCGATATGGAAGCGCTGTTAAAGATTAAGAGTTCAATGATCGGACCGGGGAGGTCGGAGCTTGGTGATTGGGAGCCGTCCCCAACGTCGTCTCCGTCTGCTCATTGTGATTTCTCTGGTGTTACTTGCGATGGTGATAATAGAGTTGTTGCGCTTAACGTTTCCAATCTCCGTTTATTTAGCTCGATTCCGCCGGAGATTGGAATGTTGGAGAAGATTGAGAACTTGACTTTAGTGAGCAACAATCTAACTGGAAAGCTTCCTCTTGAAATGGCGAAACTCACGTCGCTTAAGTTTCTTAACCTATCTAACAATGCATTTCGTGATAATTTAACGGCTGAAATCACGGTAGAAATGACGGAACTGGAGGTTTTTGATATctataacaataatttcttCGGTCTGCTTCCGGTGGAATTTGTGAAATTGAAGAAGCTCAAGCATCTTGACCTTGGCGGTTGCTTCTTTACTGGTCAAATTCCTGCTGTTTACTCGGAGATGCAGTCGTTGGAGTTCTTGAGCGTTCGGGGAAACATGCTTACCGGAAGGATTCCAGCGAGTTTGGGGCGGTTGAAGAATCTTAGGTATCTGTACGCCGGATATTTTAATCATTACGACGGAGGTATTCCTGCAGAGTTTGGATCCTTGAGTTCCCTTGAGCTTATCGATTTAGCTAACTGTAACCTCACTGGTGAAATTCCTCCGAGTTTGGGGAATTTGAAGCACTTGCATAGTCTATTTCTACAAGTAAACAATCTTACTGGTCGGATTCCGTCTGAACTTTCCGGACTGATTAGCCTCAAGTCATTGGACCTCTCGCTGAACGAACTAACCGGAGAGATACCGTCGAGTTTCGTTGCGCTGCAGAATCTTACGCTGATCAATTTGTTCAATAACAAACTTCATGGTCCAATTCCTGGTTTTGTCGGTGATTTTCCTCATCTAGAAGTGCTTCAGTTATGGAATAACAACTTCACGCTCGAGCTCCCCGAGAATCTCGGGCGTAACAGCAAGCTGTTTCTGCTCGATGTGGCGACTAATCATCTAACTGGCCTCATTCCTCCCGATTTATGTAATGGTAGGTTAAAGACTTTGATTCTTCTAGATAATTACTTCTTTGGGCCCATCCCTGAGAAATTAGGCCGGTGTGATTCGCTTACGAAAATAAGAATTGCGGGAAATTTCTTCAATGGAACGGTTCCGGCAGGGTTCTTCAACTTTCCGGCGTTGGAGCAACTCGATATCAGTAACAATTACTTCTCCGGGGCTCTTCCGGCGCAAATGTCAGGGGAGTTTCTTGGAAGTCTACTGCTTAGTAACAACCATATCACCGGGGACATCCCGGCGGCGATTAAGAATTTAGAGAACTTGCAGGTTGTTTCTCTGGAACATAACCAATTCACCGGGAATTTGcccaaggaaatatttcaattaaacaAGTTGCTGAGGATTAACATCAGCTTTAACAATATTAGCGGCGAAATTCCGTATTCGGTTGTTCAGTGCACTTCGTTAACGTTAGTTGATCTCAGCGAAAATTATCTTGTTGGCGTAATTCCCAGAGGAATTTCGAAGCTGAAAATCTTGAGCGTCCTCAATTTGTCTAGAAATCACTTGACAGGCCAAATTCCGAACGAGATTCGGTCGATGATGAGTCTGACAACTCTTGATTTGTCTTACAACAATTTCTTCGGCAAAATCCCCTCCGGCGGTCAGTTTTCTGTATTCAACGTCAGTGCATTCATCGGAAACCCTAATCTCTGCTTCCCCAACCATGGGCCATGCGCATCTTTACGtaagaattcaaaatatgTTAAACTAATCATCCCAATCGTCGCGATATTCATCGTTCTGTTATGTGTACTCACTGCACTTTATCTCcggaagagaaagaagattcAGAAATCTAAGGCGTGGAAACTCACAGCGTTCCAACGCCTCAACTTCAAAGCAGAGGACGTCCTGGAATGCTTGAAGGATGAAAATATCATCGGGAAAGGCGGAGCCGGAGTAGTCTATCGTGGATCAATGCCAGACGGCTCCGTCGTGGCTATTAAACTGTTATTAGGAAGCGGCCGGAACGACCACGGTTTCTCTGCTGAAATTCAGACGCTAGGGCGAATCAAACACCGGAATATCGTCAGGCTTTTGGGGTACGTGTCGAACAGAGACACGAATCTGCTTCTGTACGAGTACATGCCTAATGGTAGCTTGGATCAGAGCCTGCATGGAGTGAAGGGCGGTCATTTGCATTGGGACTTGCGGTACAAGATCGCCATAGAAGCCGCTAAGGGACTCTGTTACTTGCACCATGATTGTACGCCGTTGATCATTCACAGAGACGTGAAATCCAACAATATACTGCTGGACAAGCTGTTTGAGGCACATGTCTCTGACTTTGGGCTCGCCAAGTTCTTGCAAAACGGCGGCGCCTCCGAGTGTATGTCCTCCATTGCGGGCTCCTATGGCTACATCGCTCCAG AATACGCTTACACACTGAAAGTGGACGAGAAAAGCGACGTGTACAGTTTTGGTGTAGTACTGCTTGAGCTTATAGCCGGGAGAAAGCCAGTGGGTGATTTTGGAGAAGGCGTAGACATAGTGAGATGGGTCCTAAAAACCACATCAGAACTCTCTCAACCCTCCGATGCAGCCTCAGTATTAGCTGTTGTAGACTCCCGCCTCACAGAATACCCACTCCAAGCCGTAATTCATCTCTTCAAAATAGCCATGATGTGCGTTGAAGAAGACAGCTCTGCAAGGCCAACCATGAGAGAAGTTGTTCACATGCTCTCTAATCCCCCAAGGTCTGCCCCTACTCTAATCAATCTCTAA